ATCACCACGAGAGATATTTGCCTAGTCCTATAAATTAAAACTCAGTTCAAGGTCAAGAGCAAATTGATATAGAAAATTGTATCACAAAGGGCTGAGAAATGCGGATGAAGTTGCTTACAGTTTTAGGCCTGAATGTGATGTAATTGTTCGATTATGTCTCAAAATCTTTTTCGAGCACAACCAATAAACCCATTAGCACAACACACGAGTCATCGCAATTAGGTCGCCATTATCTGGATTGTGATTCTCGAAAATAATGGTTATTTTTATCATGCTCAACCCCCGAAGCACTCTGAACGCCCTGATAATCTGAGACCTTTGAAACGACGAGCGTGAAAAGCACCTTAAGAAAACTTCCCTCTGAGCATCCGAAACTCAATCTAATCTTATCGTAATTAGTGCGAGGATTTCATCGAGCTCCGAACCGAACAAAGGTTACCGTCGAGGGGCGAAGGTGTTCGGAATCAGAAACAAAGACACTTCCCAGGGATCAATGGTTTatgattcttcttttttttgtataaatcCAAACGCTGATATGAAGGTGAAAGGGTGCCGCTGTATGTGAAGATGTTATGAGTCGCTGATGCAGCGCTTCACTTGAATCCGCACGTGTTCCACTTCTTGATGAAATCGATGTGCTTCTCTGCGGCCGGGTACCAGTCTTTGCCACCGTAGGTCAATGCCGGCAGCGAACCACCATAGTTGGCCGGTAGGAACTCCTTGTGGATGTGCTCGTGAAGTTTGGCCATCTTCTCACCATGGAAGAACATCTGGCAGAAACGAACGATTCATTCCATTAATTGCTTTTCCGGTCAGACAGGGTGGGGGGAATCAATCAACCGAAACCACTGTTGCTTACCCGCTTGTTGAGCTTCTCCTTGACGAACGGCTTGAAAAGCTTCCACACCATGTTGAAGATCATTGGCTCGTTCACAAAGTGTACCGCCTTCATTCGCAGAGGACAGGCCTCCTGGATGAAGGTGAGCAGCCGTTTGGCACCGCTGGTCGACATGGCCGATACGTGGCCCATGCCCATGCCCTTGAAGTCATAGATCACCACGGCACCGTTGATCTGTGTAGCGGCCTCCAATACAGCCAGCTTCTGGATAGTGTACAGCGCACGGAAGATCTGATCCTCCGTCACCTGCTTCGTGTTCCACAGCTCACCCAtatgcaccaccatcaagcgACGACCGCTCTGATCCCGGTTGGTGAAGATGTTGATCAAACCATGCTCAACGAACACATCCTTGCAATCGGCTGGCATAAGATTGTGCAATAGATCCTTGTGCGTCTTGTTGAACTCCGCCACATTGCGCATCTTCGATGAAGTTAAATCATTAAGCACCTTTGCACCACCAGTACGGAACATCTCCCGCCAAACTGCTACTCACCAGCTTAAGCGCGCTTTCCGGATAGAATTTAGTCGGACGCAGGTAGATCAGTAGGAACTCATCGTCATCCGGGAAGCTGAGGTCACTAGCCTTTAGCAGCTTGCGCAGTTCCTCGATCGCGGCCGCACGCACCTCCGGTGTCTCGCGAAGCTCGTTCTTCGCAACCTCCAACAGTTCAGCGGTCGGCGGCGAGCAGTCAATATCGAACGGTCCGGACATGGTTAGATGCGCCTGGGTAAACGGATGAGCTAAACGAtccaaaccaaccacaaaTCGGCGAGTACGGGTGGCCATCCAATCGTGGCCAATTTAAGTACTCCAACCTTATCGGTGCCCGTTGCCGAAGGATTAAAGATATGATTTGAAGCGCGTGTAAACAGGGCTCGGGCACCCTCGACACTCCGTAGAAACACGCCGTTGATTGAATCTTATCGGTCCTGGTAGGGGGCAAAACCTTTTCTTCAATCCAGCTAGCTTTATGTAATCAATGTTTTGATCAAAACCCACGGACCCCAGCGGCAATGCAGCTACCATGCGCATGATTTGGCACAATTTTGGCATAAGCTACAATCTAGGTAACCTTTGCACGGTGCACTCTGCTGTTGCCGTGATACGGTGTACCAACTGTCCTTGCCGTTTCGAGGTGAAATGCATCGAGGAATGGCGAGCCTACCTACCTCGGCAATCAACGACCTAAACGATCGAAGAGCTACAATTCGATGATCAGAATCTAAATTCAGATCGTTAAATCAATGTGTCAGCGGTCCCAGTGGCCTTTCTGTAATGGATTTACAACGAACGTGATCGTCAAGCCAAGATCGTTACGATAGTGATGGTGTAGCTAACGCTAGCTGATTTGTGCTCTCTAGCTTAGGTGCGGATAATCTAAGGGGTTGTAGTGGTGTCATAACTACAATGTGCAGGCCACTTTTTCCGGTTCCATAATATATGGCTCCAGTGGAGAGTTGACTATGAAATCACGAGCAGGGATTAATTTGAAATTCGTTTGCATAACTCCGTATTACACTAGGGAATCGTACATTCAGACGTCATTCTGTTGGCTAAACCCGATTCAACAACATCTGCTGATGCTCTAACAACTACGAGAAGATGGTAGACAAATCGCTCGTTAATGAGCTGTATTGGTCATTCCTTTTCCAAAATCCGTGATCCTCTCTGAGCGATCCGATCTTTCGTTAACATGTGTGTAttccacacactcacagatcGTCACGTTCTAGAGAATTCTCGATGACCCAAAACCGGAACGATATTATGATTTTTGAATGCGAATTTTTTCAAATGGAATGTTTCACGATCCGGTGACCGAAGACCGGTCTgccgaaaaagtggaaaaacgacttcttttcgctctcgTAAGTTGAACGCCCATCTCAGTCTAGAAGATTCGCCGAGTCCcgaaataaaagaaagggAATTTCTAAACAAAATTGGCTAAAAATAACCTTCCCCCCTCCGGCTTGGCTGGAAACCGGTTGGTCGTTATCGATTTGAAAGTGTGGAAAACACCCACACCCCCCGTTGCACTATTACTCGCAATTAAGGTCCCGTCAAATCGGACATCGAAGGTCACTTTGTGTTATGGCATTCGAATGCGACAAGACCATTTTCCACAACGGGGGGATAAAATCCATATTTATGATTGCTACTAAAGTTTATtagtccaaaaaaaaaaaggagtcGGAAGCAACCGAGCACTAAGCGACAGCTAAGAATGGGTTTGAGGTTCGTCGCCTTACCAGCGTGtattctttcgtttcttcggTTACCTTGGGCGCGCCAAGCAGTGCGAAAAGCGTCAACAAATTTGCTTCCTAGACGGACGACGTAATGCTGGCGATGGTTTGTATCGGAaaaacgatccgatccggcgGCTCCAACccgacgcgcacacaccaacgcGCTGACGAAAGAATCTGCGAAAGATCATAGAAGGGAGGCAGCCCGCCGGGAGGCAGCCACAGTGgcgagcaacaaacaaacagcacagcGGTGACGATCGTGCCCGATCGATGGACCTCGCGCACGAGTCTATATAAGTAGGGGATGCCGGTTCCTGGCCGCTCAATTCGTTGCTGAGACGCCAAACAACGCAAgtcgtcggtgctgctgctgctggtgctagtgctgggCTTTGTGACGCAACACAATCTCTCGGGCTTTTAACCTTCAACATTGGAGCCACTATTGGGTGGCCAGTGCTGCGCGTGTTCCACAGGGGCGTCCCACGAGTAACGTCCGTGACCGGTCCGGTGCACCTCTTCATGCTAAGTGGCTGTGATTGTGTGCtaggtgcgcgtgtgtgtgatcaacACACAAAAGAGTTCGAAGCAAACGATcaccgtggttcgtggtggaGCAGCATTGCAATCTGGGAGTAACGGCAGGCGCTCGCAAGGTTAGCAGCAGCGTGTGGATTACAGCAGTACACCGGCAGCAATCGAAAGTGACTAGTTTGCGTGTAGGGAGGTGCgtaaaaaaacagcagcatcgaaagAAATTAGACACTCACGCACGACGTGTGATAAGGTTTCTGTCGCGAGTTCGCGGTTCACCCCGGGCAGTGTCCCAGTTCCTGCACCAAACCACTAGTGACTAGTGCGACCGCGGTTTTGCCACCATGTCGATCAAGTACAACGAAAAAAACTTCCCTTACATCGATCTGGGTCGAGGCTACATCATCTACCTCGAGGATGACGAGTACTGTGAGGAACGCTGGTTGCGCAAAGCCGAACATGAACTGAACGAGACGCCGGAGCGCAAGGTGGTCGCGCTGGAACAGCTGCGCGAGTTGCTGCGCGCCGAACGGAAGCTCACGGTGCCGCTGGACGATGAGAAGTTTCTGCTCAAGTTCCTACGTCCGCTGGCGTACGATGTGCAGAAGGCATTCGATTGCATAAAGCACACGTTCTCGATGAAGCGCAACTACGGCAAGGATTACTACGATGGACGCATCAAACCGTCCCACATTCGGCACATCTACGACTCCGGCATGGTGACCTTCCTGCCACAGCGCGATGACGACGGGTGTGGCATCTGTGTAACGCAACTGGGACGTAAGTGTGCTCGGTTTTAGAATTACTGATGAGCCGAAAatattcgttcgttccgtgtcCGCCGACAGACGCGATGTAGCGTTTCCCAAATGGCCTTCCTGATTCAATCCGTTGCCGGGACGAGTGGCCACTTCAGCTCAACCGAAgcgtgtttggtttggttatcGCGCATTTGGTATATTTTGTGTACAAATTATCATCCATTACTGTGCGCTTCCTGTATGAAGTGCTCGGCATGTAATGGACGGCCTAATggttttgacatttcggctATTTATGGTAACGTTTGGTGCTATATGATtgagtaatttaatttatttgtgaTCCCAGCCAGAAAAATAGAATATTTGGTAGCTTGTTTTCAACTATTACTCAAAAGTTTCTGCCAGAGACATCACCCATTCAACATTACGCTGTGACACAGCTACGATATGGAAAGAAGATTCTGGATAGAAATAGATCGTTTTCTTGGAACTGGATCAGGTTCCCGGGAACGTGATGGAGCCGCTGTTGCGGAAGATTCCATATGATTAAATGCAAAAGTCATCGACGATCGCACGAGTGATCGATGCTTAGATGCTATTAAATATGCATTACCCTCGTGTCTCGCGGCGTTGATGACGTACAAAGTGTCTGAAGGGACTTTCAATTCCTTATTCCCACTGGTCATGGTCGTCTATGGCTTCGCTAGACGAACAGCCCCGATGCGGCAGTGGCGGCCACGCACTGTGTGATCTTGCTTTCTCATCTGTGACCACGACCTTGAACAGGCGACcagtgctgctggcggcgacaaccaaacaaccaaacaacagcgAACGGTAAACGAACGGCTGCCTAATGAactccctcctctcctctctcacACCGGCAGACAAATGGAACACGTCGAAAATCTCCATGTATGACGTGGTGGCCCTGTTCCGTATCAACATCGAGGCCTCGCTGATGGACCCGCTGGTGCAGATGAACGGTATACGGATCATATTCGACTTCGAGGGGCTATCGATGTCGCACGTGGCTCAGGCATCGCCCAAACACGCCATGGTTAGCCTGCAGTGGATCCAAAAGTGCTGCCCACTGCAGCTGAAGAGCATCCACATCGTCAACAACTCGATGCTGTTCAATGTGCTGTTCACGATCTTCAAACCGTTCATCTCGAAGGAGCTGCGCGATAAGATGCACTTCCATAACCGCGACTTTAGCTCGCTGACCAAGTGTATCAGCGCCAAATGTCTGCCGCCGGCCTATGGTGGCACACTCGATGCCCCCGGATGCGAAGGTCAGCTACTCGGTGATTTCATGCAGCTCTACGATAAGCACTACGAAGGTCAGTAGGTCACATTCGAGCCCGCACGCGATGGGCTATGCTCATTCGTCACCTACTggtttccctccctccctccgacATTTtactatctctctccctcttaacctcactctctctttctctcttttctcttgttttcttCCCGCAACAGCCTTGGACTCCTTTGGATACGATGAGAGTACGTAGGATAATTAAACAGAAGCGGTCAGCAAGCCGTCCAATCTGTGATCAATGCCGCAAGACCTGCTGTGGCCTTTCGCCAACTGTACTTGCACCGTGCATGGGtgtgtttaatattttattttcttactGTTGATGTGCACATGCTCACATCCTCTTTCGTGATTGAGTATCGCAATCCCTTTTCCATTGCGCTGCATCGTCTGCAGGTGGCCTTCAGTGCGATGCTGAGTTTGCTAAGTAGTCTGTAAGTACGAATGCTAGAAAACGAATAAATAGAAGATGACATTTTCACTACGAAGTTTGTTTGGTCGGTTTTATTGTTGTCGTAGTGGCGATTATAGCAGCAAACACCACCATTTAAGTCAATGATGTATGTGCTTATTATTCTTCCAACTATAAAGTAGGACAATCGAccgtctccttctcctcgagcGAACGCCACGAGCAATCAATTGGATTATCACTCATATCCAACGAGGTAACGTTTGGTGATGTATTGGCAATATCGAAGGAGGCGATTGAATTGAGGGCCGCATCAATGTGCAACGATAGAACAGGAATGTGCGATAAATTTAGATGAGTCAAATGATTCGCCCGCACAGAAATGTACGATAGATTTGCAGGTAAAGTTGGACTGTTCAGCTCCACTGAGCACAAATGGTTGTTTCCTACATCCACACTCTTTAAACCGGTCATTTTAGCTATCGAACCGATATCGAAATGAGTGATAGAATTGAGTTTCAAACTGATTGTTTGTAAGGAAGTCACGTTTCCCATACAAGAGGGTACCTCTGCTAGGGCGTTAAACATTAGTATTAGCGTATGTAGTCGAGGGGTATCCCAGTGGCACATATCCAAATGGTGTATCGGATTGTGGAGCAATATGACGGTGGTAATACTCTGGCTGCGTAAAGATCCGGTAACAGCTTCTATCTTATTCATTTTTAGATCCAGTAGTTCCAGCAGCGGACAACAATCGAGGGTATTGAAATCGAATATTGGTAAAACGTTTGTAAAAAGACAAAGCTGTCGCACTGCCACCTGACACGATTCATCTGGATCGCTATAAACGTTAG
The sequence above is a segment of the Anopheles darlingi chromosome 2, idAnoDarlMG_H_01, whole genome shotgun sequence genome. Coding sequences within it:
- the LOC125952893 gene encoding alpha-tocopherol transfer protein-like; the encoded protein is MSIKYNEKNFPYIDLGRGYIIYLEDDEYCEERWLRKAEHELNETPERKVVALEQLRELLRAERKLTVPLDDEKFLLKFLRPLAYDVQKAFDCIKHTFSMKRNYGKDYYDGRIKPSHIRHIYDSGMVTFLPQRDDDGCGICVTQLGHKWNTSKISMYDVVALFRINIEASLMDPLVQMNGIRIIFDFEGLSMSHVAQASPKHAMVSLQWIQKCCPLQLKSIHIVNNSMLFNVLFTIFKPFISKELRDKMHFHNRDFSSLTKCISAKCLPPAYGGTLDAPGCEGQLLGDFMQLYDKHYEALDSFGYDEST
- the LOC125952891 gene encoding retinaldehyde-binding protein 1-like, with product MATRTRRFVVGLDRLAHPFTQAHLTMSGPFDIDCSPPTAELLEVAKNELRETPEVRAAAIEELRKLLKASDLSFPDDDEFLLIYLRPTKFYPESALKLMRNVAEFNKTHKDLLHNLMPADCKDVFVEHGLINIFTNRDQSGRRLMVVHMGELWNTKQVTEDQIFRALYTIQKLAVLEAATQINGAVVIYDFKGMGMGHVSAMSTSGAKRLLTFIQEACPLRMKAVHFVNEPMIFNMVWKLFKPFVKEKLNKRMFFHGEKMAKLHEHIHKEFLPANYGGSLPALTYGGKDWYPAAEKHIDFIKKWNTCGFK